The DNA region TAGGAGTAGAACTACTATGCAAACATAAATTTACAATATGATTAAGGTTGTCAAGATTTGTTgacaaataaattatataaaagaccaaattaaaataaattgtaGTACGTAagttcatgataaaatttattcaTTATTAATTCAAATAACAAAGTTCATGATGAGAATATTATTCAATGATTCTCCCATtcacaaaataaatagtattaATAATTTGCAACTGTAAATTATTgctttttttattcaaaaataaaaatattgtgatCACATCTTCGAAGGATAAATTAACTACACATTAGGTCCACAAAATTAATAAGACAACATAAATATTGATCACAAGCTCATGGTATAGCTTCGTAACCTTCTGAATTTCCAATTCTACCCTTCCACGCGACAACGACAACGACAACAATAACAACAACTCCCAAGAGGACAATCGGGCAAACGAATTGGAGCAGCATCGTAAACTTAGACACGTGTAAGTTGTgatccaaattaaaaaataaatgatacATCTATGGAATTAATAGTAATTGTTTTTGGTGTAATTGGGAAGGCATGTAAAAAAACTGACCAGAGTTGGAAGAGGCTTTGGGAAGTAAGAGGTAAAACAAGGCCATGACTCCACTATGGCTTTCAATGCTACTATACAAGAGTGAGCGTCTCTCTCCCGCTGAAATCTTGACTGGTGTCGGGTAACGCGTGGACATCCCCACGATAAAGCCAGCCTCGTTTCCAGCTTCATTTCCTTCCCCATATATTGGCTTCGATGTTCTTCCTCCCTGTTTCACATACACGTGTCAAATGGACTAATCATGTTGGGTTCAaaccatcccacatcggagactTAGAAAAAGTTACCTGGCCATATACCTGCGGCATTTTGGTGTTTTACCCCATACACTACTTTTCGTATCAACGCAGCCATCTTTCTCAACTCCCACCACCACAAGATTCAACTCCATATTCAATCTAGACAACAACTCATCAATCTAATTAGAATAACATCCTCTAATATTTTCATTACAAAGTGAATGCTAATAAGTAGGATCCCATTTTCCTTGATATATGGTCAATTtcgcattaaaattcatgtcatcTAAAAAGTATCTATtgacgaagagagtattattAGTGAAGTACCTTCCGGGATAGTGGCCGGATCTCCGACTTGGATTTTGCGTAAGGATGAGGAATATAAGTCCATGTTCTGCGCGTTTCAGCTCCCACACCAAAATACTGAGGCAATCCCACTGTTTCTGACGATCCTCAGATCATCAACGCCGCTACTGTTTTTCCGAGCAAAGTATCGGTTGAGAAGCCAGTGATGGAGATAAATTTCGTGGAGAGGCACCGGATTCCCTCTCTCATCGACTAACTCCGCGTCGAAGCTCTTCAGCCCGATGTGTCCACGTGGGAATTCGACGTTGAAGTAGTCCTTGTTCGAGACTAATCCGGGCTCCATCACCATCTCTGGCGATCGGAAAACCTCGGTTTTCACGACGTTTGTAGCAGCCGTGGTGGGAGTGGTTTGATGATGAATGACTAGGAATAGGATTGTTACCATGATTATTGCAAGGTTTGCAGCCATTTTTGGTGGTGGGAGAATCAAGAATTTGGATTTGTATAGTAAAAAAGTAGTAAAACAATGCTCTTTTCTACGATTAGGTTATTAATTAATGGGCATACACATATAATCTACTTAGTACAAGTATATTATAGTAACATGATATTGGCGCAAATCACAAGACTTTTGTGGCTTGTTCCAGAATGTGGATACAAACAACGtttaaataattgaagtaaAACACAGAGAAGATTATAATATCATAGAGTAGTTGTACATTTGTATACGAAACTAACATGGGCAGGATGTGGACATTCTATATGATTTATTTACACTCATGATAGTTACCCAAAAGCAAAATAGCCAAATGGGAAAAATCGAGAGTTGAAATTGACAATTAATTAGGTGATTGAAAGTAATGGTTTGTTGATATGTAAAGACGCATAATGAAGTAGGCTCTTATGAGTATCAATATATGCCATATACTATTAACTATTGattaatagtataattttgttatatattcCAAAATTCGTAAAACTAACGTATATCGTGACAAGGATGTGTTATATCGTGACAAGgatgtgttatattgctaactcataCTTAAATTACTAATTACAACTAAATGATAAATATTAGATCATTAAATCAAATCAAGGTACAAGATCATTCAAACACGATTATCAATATAGTGTATAAAAATTGTTATTAATCTCATTTAGCAAAAAgttggttataactaacttttaaaaaatatcacaaaactttaaatgattataactatctcaatttaaattattttttaacacaacttatatcaaattaaagataatttaataaggatactaacgagatctcacttgcatatgttccgatgtcaaaatttgaaaaaaaatcttaaatttTCGTGTTTTTGAAGAGTCAGCTTAATGTCAACGTAGCTATCTTAATATGTCAATGTAATGAttatacaatgtcaatatgaaattgtgttgacatatttaattaatcgtattgatatgtttaatatactatattgatatttcgatccaaaaccctaattttattagttttcatatctttttaaatttaaataataataaaatgaaattacacatgtaaatttataaatcactagatctctacaaatcttatgatttaaaattagttgtagttaacaattaaagatagagttagcaattgatcacacccctaTCGCGACATATTGTTATTTGTTAGTAGAAGATAGATACAACCCCATGCCTCTTCATTTGCATTTTCTTTAATACGCAAAATCAGGGTGGAATATCAATACGAAGTCATTatacaaatgaaattatttgagACATGTTTGTAACAAAAGAAGCTTATGCAAGTGTCTATCAAATTCGTAAAATAATTCCAAGtaacttctttaattaattcatttataagagtaatatctatttgccaaaaataaatatttggaaTAACTCATTTGTATTAAATActaatcacttaaaaaaatacgccgttgccggggatcgaacccaGGTCACCCGCGTGATAGGCGGGAATACTTACCACTATACTACGACTTGTTGATATCATTTCAGGAATAGTAtaatcctttttttttctttctccatGAATGATGTGTTCTATTATAATGGATTTCTAGTTGAAAAATTACAAGTGGCTATTTTACAATATTGATGACATACTACCAATTATATGAATTGGTACTACTTTTTGTCACGGCAAATGCAAATAGACATGTATTATGCTACAAGACTAGTGGATCAACAGTTTAATACAGCCACCCTGAAACAAACATAGAAAACCAATATATTAAGCGAATCGCCATTTTCAAACAACATAACCCCTGCCAAGTTCCTATTGAAAGTTTACAATTTCATACAGTTCATCAGTGTAATGGATATAATGAGCTGGTATTGCCCACGGCACGGCCGTTGACAGACGAAGTCCGACCACCATCACACCCGACGGCATCACCCGATAAACATTTTGACGGATAAACTTCGAACAGCGCAGACAACACCAGCAGTCGGAGTTAAGCCTACACTACCACAGGCTCGGGTGCTGCCGGCTCAGGAGGGGTGCCGCTGCTCCCATTGAGGACAATCACGTTCCCATCGGAATCCACATCGACAATAACGGAATCGCCTTCCTTGATCTCGCGCGCGAGCATCTTCTCTGCCATGCTATCCTCCAAGAGTCTCATGATGGCTCTCCGGAGAGGCCTAGCTCCGTAGCTCGGGTTGTACCCTTCGTCTACCACCCTTTCTCTGAATCTCTCTGTCACCTGAAGCTCGATATCCTTGGTTTTGAGCCTCTCGAAGACTTCCTTGAGCATTATATCAGCGATCTCCTTCACCTCGAGTTTGGTGAGCTGCCGGAATACAATCATCTCGTCCAATCTGTTCAAGAACTCGGGCCGGAAGTACTGTTTCAGCTCTTCCGTTACCAAACTCTTGATACGGTTGTAACTGCTGTCCTTCTCATCGTAGTCCAGATCAAAACCTATACGACGGCCTCCCTTCTCGATCACACTGCTTCCAACGTTCGATGTCATGATGAGCAGCGTGTTTTTGAAGTCGACGGTTCTACCTTTGCTGTCAGTCAACCTTCCATCTTCAAGAATTTGAAGCATCATGTTGAATACATCAGGATGAGCCTTCTCAATCTCATCAAAGAGCACAACGGTGTATGGGCGGCGTCGAACAGCCTCTGTTAGCTGCCCACCTTCTGTGTAACCAACATAACCAGGAGGCGAACCAATGAGCTTCGATACAGTGTGTCTCTCCATGAACTCACTCATATCGAGCCGGATCATGGCCTCTTCAGAACCAAAGTAGTAGGCAGCCAGTGCTTTAGCCAATTCTGATTTCCCCACACCAGTTGGACCAGAGAAGATGAAGCTAGCGATAGGGCGGTTCGGATTCTTGAGACCAACACGGGCCCGGCGAATAGCACGACTAATGGCTTTGACAGCTTCGTCTTGCCCAATGACCCTTGTGTGAAGCGTCTCCTCCATCTTGAGAAGTCGGTCGGATTCGTCAGTGGACACCTTCTCTACAGGGATGCCAGTCCAAGAAGAAACAATGTGTTGAATGTCAACCTCTGTGACTACTGGACCTCCATCCCCAGCCTCACTCTCTGCCTTTGACATCTCCTTGTTTTTGTCTACGAGAGCCGATATCTGTGCCTTGAGATCCATTTCTCTATCGCGTAGCTCTCCAGCCTAACAATTTGATTGGCATCAGTTAGTTCGGGAACCAAGCATGTATAATCACCAGAGAGATTAAACATTCTAACTATCTTATAACTACAGCGAAACATATACCATAcatcataatttaaaatttacctTCTCAAAGTCTTGACCTCGGACAGCCTCGTTCTTCTCCTTCGTTATCTGCCTGAGTTCTCTCTCAAGCTCTCTAGCTTCCTCAGGTAGCTgcagaggataaaatgataaatcaccATCATATAATACCATCACCACTTTATATAACACCAATAAATGGTAAGTGAGCTTCTACGGGCCTACCTGTGCATGACGAAGTCGGACTCGCGAGCCAGCTTCATCGACCAAGTCAATTGCCTTGTCAGGCAAAAAGCGATCGCTGAAACAGGCGAAGTGATAGTGAGTACAgagctaaattgagaaaaaaaaacgaTTCAAACATCTTGGAAAGGGAAAATAATAGCACTTGAAGAAGAGGCATACAAAATCAAAGCTCATAAACCCACTATCCACTTAACATGCAAGCAGCAATGAATACAAACTAATCATTAGAGGTTGAAAACTCTATACCTGATATACTGATATGACAATTGTGCTGCAGCAACTAAAGATTCATCAGTGTATCGAAGCTTGTGGTGAATCTCATAACGCTCACGAAGCCCTTTAAGAATCTGAATGGTTTCATCCACTGTTGGTTCAGGGACCTTGACAGGTTGAAACCTCCTTTCGAGTGCAGGATCCTTCTCGATGTGTTTTCGGTACTCATCAAGTGTAGTGGCACCTATACACTGCAAGTAGATCATAGTCAGCATTAATACgcaaatatttatttcttgaaatAAAAAACTCACAGTGAAGTGCATCTCAGAAGCATAAAAAATGGTTTATTTGGAACTCAAAACTGCAACTTTTCCTAGAAACTTTCAGTGCGAATGATGCAAAAGTAGTTGGCTAGTACAACAATAACATACATCCCAGCTTACCTGTAATTCACCACGAGCCAAAGCAGGCTTCAATATGTTAGCGGCATCAATTGCCCCCTCTGCAGCTCCTGCTCCAATCAATGTGTGCACCTCATCGATGAAGAGAATAATTTCATCACTTTGTTTAATTTCCTCCATAAGCTTCttcaatctttcttcaaattcacCACGATACTTCGtcccagcaacaagaagcccCATATCTAGAGTGATAACCTGATATAAGCCAAAATAAACATTCAATGGTTACAGAAAAACAATGGAAATGAACAAATGAAGACATCCTTCTCAAAATTGCAGTTCCAGTATAGCAGCATCAATAATCAGAACAATTGAGGAGAAATAATGTGAAGCATATGACAAACTAATTTTTCCCTGCCAATGATATATATGTTCCACCATTATCACTAAATACTGTATTTCATATGTCCAAATTTAATTAAGTGCATCTTCTCCTAGTTTGTCCCCTTCCAGGTTAACCATTCCGCCAAACAGCATATATACTTTAAGTAGTTTTCATCATCATAATGCCATCAACTAACTAACCTTTTTCCCCTCAATGGTTTCTGGAACATCCCCAGTGGCAATTCTCTGAGCGAGGCCCTCAGCAATGGCTGTTTTCCCAACTCCTGGTTCTCCAATGAGACATGGGTTATTTTTAGTGCGACGTCCCAGAATTTGAGTCACACGCTCAATTTGATCCTGCCTTCCTACAACTGGGTCCAGCTTACCCTGAAATAATCAAGAGGGTTCGATTAAGAGCcttcataaaaaattaaaaataagataCAGAACTCAAGAAGAATATTACCTCCTCCGCTAGCTTGGTCAAATTGGTACCATACTCCTCTAGTGTGGGCATCTTGTTGCCAGAGCTACCACCTCCAACACCAGCTCCAACAGCCTCAGCACTTTCACCCACCATTCTAATAACCTAACCACCCATAACAATTTGTTTAATTTACAagttacaaaaaaaatttgtgtaacaaagaaaaggagaaagaaACACTTGCCTGAGTTCTAATGTTGCTGGGGTCAGCACCTAAATTCTCAAGGACACGAGCTGCCACACCTTCACCCTCACGGAGCAATCCCAACAACAAGTGCTCCGAGCCAATGTAATTGTGACCTGAATCAACAGGAAGTACCAGCATGAAAACTTAGATGACAAACAGGTCCAATACAAAAAtcatttcaaaaatcaaaaggCTAAAGCTTAAAAACAAAAAAGCGTAGTCAACGCTGCAGGATAGTTATATCCATTCAGAGAAGAAAACAAAAGGAATGCACTAACAATCAATAAGGTATTGAATGAGAAcatgatatgaaaaaaaaaagtgcaaaaCAAATTTACCGAGCTGACGAGCTTCCTCTAAAGAGAGTTCTAAAACACGCTTTGCACGGGGCGTAAAAGGGATCTCCACGGCCACAAACCCACTACCTCGTCCAATGATTTTCTCAACCTCTACACGTGCATCCTTGAGATTTATCCCCATGGACTTAAGGACCTTAGCAGCAATACCAGTGCCCTCACCAATAAGCCCAAGCAAGATCTGTTCGGTTCCAACAAAGTTATGGCCAAGCCGTCTTGCCTCTTCCTGCGCAAGCATAATGACTTTAATAGCTTTTTCTGTAAAGCGCTCAAACATTGCTCGTGGCCCCATTCGTTGTTTCTTCCCTCGCTTGCCAAAGGTGGCTGACGCAACCTTTGATTGGAGTGTCTGGCCACTTCTCCTCACCAACATGTCCAAGGCATTAGCCCCTCGGAGTCCTGAGTAACTCCTCACTGTCACATGAGACGACTTTGTAGAGCAGAGCATTGTGGATGCCTTTTTGGTTTTGCTCGATCCCTCGAACTGCCCATTATTTACAAAACCAACTGAAGATGGCAAATTGGTCGATTGAACTAAAACACGTGCCATGTCTACCTCCAAAGGACTGCATATAAAGAATCAAAAGAAGTTAGATAGCTCGCTCAAACAGAATACTGCTAGAAAAACCACTCAACCAACAATTGGTTGATCatcaatatacaaaaaatatgtATCCCTACAACCAACAAATTTTACAATTCTTATACAGagatattaattactactacaagAAATCAACTTTTTCTACAAGCAAAGAATATACGTAGAGTCTTCCCACAGCTGAAATAAGATCAAGATGTTGCACCAATTCAACTACAAGTAGAAAGCTCAAATCTTAGCAAAAAACAATACTTTGCACAATATAATTACAGACTCATACTAATAGTAGGCAATACTACCAAAATCCCAAAACAAACCTGGACTTATCCAAACAGCAATTCTGATTGCATACAATCAATGAACAAAAACAACACTAATTTCCAATCACAAAGACCAGGTTTTTTCAACGAAACATCGAATTAATTGAAGGACACAAAAAAACCCATAAAAGAGCCGGAACCCACGTCGATAAATCAGGTGAAGAAGAATAATAGC from Salvia splendens isolate huo1 chromosome 9, SspV2, whole genome shotgun sequence includes:
- the LOC121747950 gene encoding ATP-dependent Clp protease ATP-binding subunit ClpA homolog CD4B, chloroplastic; its protein translation is MARVLVQSTNLPSSVGFVNNGQFEGSSKTKKASTMLCSTKSSHVTVRSYSGLRGANALDMLVRRSGQTLQSKVASATFGKRGKKQRMGPRAMFERFTEKAIKVIMLAQEEARRLGHNFVGTEQILLGLIGEGTGIAAKVLKSMGINLKDARVEVEKIIGRGSGFVAVEIPFTPRAKRVLELSLEEARQLGHNYIGSEHLLLGLLREGEGVAARVLENLGADPSNIRTQVIRMVGESAEAVGAGVGGGSSGNKMPTLEEYGTNLTKLAEEGKLDPVVGRQDQIERVTQILGRRTKNNPCLIGEPGVGKTAIAEGLAQRIATGDVPETIEGKKVITLDMGLLVAGTKYRGEFEERLKKLMEEIKQSDEIILFIDEVHTLIGAGAAEGAIDAANILKPALARGELQCIGATTLDEYRKHIEKDPALERRFQPVKVPEPTVDETIQILKGLRERYEIHHKLRYTDESLVAAAQLSYQYISDRFLPDKAIDLVDEAGSRVRLRHAQLPEEARELERELRQITKEKNEAVRGQDFEKAGELRDREMDLKAQISALVDKNKEMSKAESEAGDGGPVVTEVDIQHIVSSWTGIPVEKVSTDESDRLLKMEETLHTRVIGQDEAVKAISRAIRRARVGLKNPNRPIASFIFSGPTGVGKSELAKALAAYYFGSEEAMIRLDMSEFMERHTVSKLIGSPPGYVGYTEGGQLTEAVRRRPYTVVLFDEIEKAHPDVFNMMLQILEDGRLTDSKGRTVDFKNTLLIMTSNVGSSVIEKGGRRIGFDLDYDEKDSSYNRIKSLVTEELKQYFRPEFLNRLDEMIVFRQLTKLEVKEIADIMLKEVFERLKTKDIELQVTERFRERVVDEGYNPSYGARPLRRAIMRLLEDSMAEKMLAREIKEGDSVIVDVDSDGNVIVLNGSSGTPPEPAAPEPVVV